TCATCCTGAACTCGTTTCAGGATCCACCGAAAGGCTAGCGCCGGCGGACAGGTGGATCCTGAACCAAGTTCAGGATGACGGGGTTGGAGAACGGACGACCACCGTCCTCGCGAGCATCCGAAACGACCTCGCCCCCCGCGTCGACGCCTGCGGCCCCGCCGAGAAAGCCGCCCTCCTCGCCGGCCTGAACGGCCGCTTCGTCGCCCCCGGCCCCTCCGGCGCGCCCACCCGCGGCCGTCCCGAAGTCCTCCCCACCGGCCGCAACTTCTATTCCGTCGACACCCGCGCCGTACCCACAGCCGTCGCCTGGGACCTCGGCCAACGCTCCGCCGCGCTCCTCGTCGAGGATTATTTCCAGCGCGAGGGGGAATATCCCAAGGCGATGGCGCTCAGCGCCTGGGGCACCGCGAACATGCGCACCGGCGGCGACGACATCGCGCAGGCGCTCGCGCTGATGGGCGCGCGGCCCCGCTGGGACTGGACCTCGGGCCGCGTGATCGGGTTCGAGGTGATCAGCGTCACCGAACTCGGCCGCCCCCGCGTCGACGTGACGCTGCGCATCTCGGGCTTCTTCCGCGACGCCTTCCCCGAACAGATCGACCTGGTCGATTCCGCCGCGCGTGCGGTGCAGGACCGCGACGAATCCGAAGCGGACAACCCCGCCGCCGCGCGCGTCCGCCGCGAGACCGCCGCGATGATCGACGCCGGCACCGACCCCAAAACCGCCGCGCGCCGCGCCGGCGCGCGCATCTTCGGCTCGAAGCCCGGCGCGTACGGCGCCGGCCTGCAGGCGATGATCGACGAGAAACTCTGGCACGACCGCGCCGACCTCGCCGACGTCTATCTCGAATGGGGCGGCTATGCGTACGGCGCTGGCGTCGAGGGCGACCGCGAACGCGACCTGTTCGCCACCCGCCTGTCGAACGTCGACGCGGTGGTGCAGAACCAGGACAATCGCGAACACGACCTGCTCGACAGCGACGACTATTACCAGTTCGAGGGCGGCATCGCCGCCGCGGTCGAGCACCTCCGCGGCACTGCGCCGGTCTCCTACCACAACGACCATAGCCGCCCCGAACGCCCCGTGATCCGCACGCTCGCCGACGAGATCGGCCGCGTCGTCCGCGCGCGCGTCACCAATCCCAAATGGATCGCGGGCGTGATGCGCCACGGCTACAAGGGCGCGTTCGAGATCGCCGCCTCGGTCGACTATCTCTTCGCCTTCGCCGCCACCACCGACGCGGTGAAGGACCATCATTTCGACGCGGTCTACTCGGCGTTCATCGAGGACGACGCAGTCCGCGACTTCATGGCCGAGGCGAACCCTGCGGCACTGCGCGAGACTGCGGCACGGCTCGAAGAAGCGCTGGAGCGCGGTCTGTGGAAACCCAAATCGAACAGCGCGGGCGTCGTGCTCGCCGACCTTTCAGGAGCATCATGATGGCCGCACGCACCGACGAAGACCACAACGCCAAGATGGCGAAGCTGAAGGTCGCGCACGACCGGATCGTCGAGGGCAAGACGCTCGAAAAGGGCCTGCTGATCGTCCACACCGGCAAGGGCAAGGGCAAGACCTCCGCCGCGCTCGGCATGGTGGTGCGCGCGATCGGCCACGGCATGCGCGTCGGCGTCGTCCAGTTCGTCAAGGGCGCGTGGGAGACCGGCGAGAAGCCGGTGTTCGACCGCTTCCCCGAGTTCGTCGAATTCAAGCCGATGGGCGAAGGCTTCACCTGGGACACGCAGGACCGCGCCCGCGACATCGCGGTCGCGCGCGAAGCCTGGGACGAGGTCAAGCGGATGATCGCCGATCCCGCCTACAAGATGGTGCTCGCCGACGAACTCAACATCGTGCTGCGCTACGACTATCTGCCGCTCGACGAGGTGCTCGAGGTGCTGGCGAACAAGCCCGCCGACAAGCACGTCATCGTCACCGGGCGCAACGCACCGCAAGGCCTGATCGACATCGCCGACCTCGTCACCGAGATGACGCTGGTGAAGCACCCGTTCCGCGAACAGGGCGTGAAGGCGCAGGCGGGCATCGAATATTGATCGCGCCTGGGTCCGGGGAAGCGGGGTGACGCCTCGAATGGTCGGCGCGTGCGCAGCGGCGTTAGCGCGCGCGATCCGCTGCGCGCACCTGCGCGGCCAGCATCGCGACCGCCTTCGCAAAGCCCGGCGTCCCGCACACCGTCAGCGACTGCGGGATGTAGAACCGGTGCGACGGCGGCACCGCGGCGTCGAGGATCGGATGGTGCAGCGCCGCGGTGCCCCGGTCGGCCACCGCGCGCGTGCCGTCTTCCATCACCAGGAAGTCCGGCCGCGCCAGCGCCATTTCCTCGAGCGACAGTCGCGACAGCGCCGGCCGGCCGAGCTTCCCTGCCAGGTTCACCAGCCCGACGCGCCGCATCATGTCGTCGACCCGCGTCCCCGTACCGGTCAGGAACCCGTTGCGCTGGTAATAGGCGGCGATCCGTCCGCGCCCCGGCGGCGGCCCGATCCGCGCGAGGTCGCGGTGCATCCCCGCGATCATCGCGCGTCCGCGCTCGGGATGGCCGACCGCATCCGCGATCGTCGTGATCGACGCCGCGATCCCTTCCACCCCCTCGCCCCTGGGCAGCTCGACCATCCGGACGCCGTTCGCCTTGAGCGGCGCGAGCACCGCCTTGGTCCGGAACGGCGCGCCGATGACGAGGTCGGGGTGCAGTGCCATCACCTCCTCTGCGGTGCGATGCGTGAACGCGAACGCACGCGCCTGCACCGCGACCGCGGACAGTTCGGGGTCGCGCGCCCATTCGGTCAGCGCGGTGATCTGCCCCGGATCCGCCAGCGCCACCAGCAACTGGTCCGCACACATGTTGAGTGACACGACGCGCTTGGGCGCCGCCGGCGCGACCGGCGGCGGCGCGGCCCCCAGCAACGCAAGGGCGGCAATCGCGATGATGGGCAGAGCGCGCACTAGGTTTCCTCCGACAGGGCGGCTATCGATCGTGCGACACCCGGGACACGCTCGTGACGGGTCTGACCGATCGTGACGAGGTCCGCCGTGCCCAAAGCTGTCCCCGCGCGCAATGCCGCGTGGCTGTTTCCCCTGCTGATCGTCCTTGCGATCCTGGCCGGGTGCGCCTCGCTGCTGTTCGGCCCCGCCCGGCTGTCCCCGGTCGCGCTGTGGGACGCGATGACCGGACAGGGCGACCCGATGGTCCGCGCGATCCTGTTCCAGCTGCGCGTGCCGCGGGCGCTGCTCGGGTTGCTGATCGGCGCGATGCTGGGCCTGGGCGGCGCGTCGATGCAGGGGTATCTGCGCAACCCGCTGTCGGACCCGGGCGTGCTCGGCGTGTCGAGCGCCGCGGCGCTCGGCGCGGTCGTCGCGATCTACTGGCAGCTGGCGACGTCGCATCCGGTCGTGTTGCCGCTGCTCGCGATCGCCGGCGCGCTGGTGTCGCTGGTGCCGCTGGTCTGGCTGTCGCGCCGCGGCGAGAGCAGCCTCAGCCTCATCCTCGCCGGCATCGCGATCGCGACGCTGGCAGGCGCCGGCATCAGCCTCGCGCTCAACCTCGCGCCCAATCCGTTCGCCGCGATGGAGATCACCACCTGGCTCCTCGGCAGCCTCGAGGACCGCGCCTTCGCGGACCTGTGGATCGCGCTGCCCTGCGTCGCGATCGGGGCGGGGCTGCTGCTGTGGGATGCGCGCGCGCTCGACGCGCTGTCGCTCGGCGAGGATGCGGCGCGCACGCTCGGCGTCGATCTGGCGCGCGTCCGCCTGCGGCTGATGCTGGGCATCGCGATCGGCGTCGGCGGCGCGGTCGCGGTCGCGGGCAGCATCGGCTTTATCGGGCTGATCGTGCCGCACCTCGTCCGCCCGCTGACCGATCGCAGCCCGTCGGCGGTGCTGCTGCCCTCCGCGCTCGCCGGCGCGGTGCTGCTGACCTTCGCCGATGTCGGCACCCGGCTGATCCCGACCACCTCGCCGCTGAAACTCGGCGTACTGACCGCGTTCCTCGGCGTCCCCGTCTTCACTCATTACCTGCTCAAGGAGCGCCGCCTGTGGTGAGCATCGCGGCGGAGGGACTGTCGGTAAGCCTGTCCGGCACCCGCGTGATCGACGACCTGTCGGTGTCGCTGGGCAGCGGCGCGCTGATCGGCGTCGTCGGTCCCAACGGCGCCGGCAAGTCGACGCTCGCGCGCGCGCTGCTCGGCCTGCTCGTCCCCGATGCGGGGCGCGTGACGATCGACGGCGACGACGTCGCGACTCTTCCCAGCGCCACGATCGCCAGGCGCACCGCCTATCTGCCGCAAGCCTATGCGGTGCACTGGCCACTCTCGGTCGAGCGCCTCGTCGGGCTCGGCCGCCTGCCGCATCTCGGCCCCTTCTCGCGGATCACGCAGGCCGACCAGGCGGCGATCGACGCCGCGATGCACGACACCGGGACCGCGCATCTCGCAGACCGTACCGCGACCGAGCTCTCGGGCGGCGAGCGCGCACGCGTCATGCTCGCACGCGCGCTCGCGACCGGCGCGCCCGCACTGATCGCCGACGAGCCTCTGACCTCGCTCGATCCGGGCCACCAGCTCGAGATCATGGCGCTGCTCAAGGACCGCGCGCGCGCCGGCGCGCTCGTCGTCGTGGTTCTGCACGACCTCGGCATCGCCGCGCGGTTCTGCGACCGGCTGCTGCTGATCGATCGCGGCCGGCTGAAGGCCGATGGCCCGCCGCAGTCGGTGCTAACCGACGCGGCGCTCGCCGAAACCTACGCCATCACCGCATGGCGCGGCGAGGTGAACGGCCAGCCGCTGCTCGTCCCGTTCGACCGGATCGCCTAGCCCTCCAGCCGCCCGCCGATCTGCTGCAACCGCCACCCGCGGTGCCGCGACAGGACCACGCTCGACAGCGGCGCGACATTGATCCGCATCACCGGCTCCACCGCGATCCCGATCGTCACTGCCAGGATCGCGCGGATCACCATCGGATGCGTGACGACGGCTTCGGGGAGTTCGGCATCGGCCAGGCCCCCGATCCAGCCGTCGACGCGCGCGCAGACCGCCGCGAAATCCTCCCCCTCGGGCGTCCCCAGCCATGGCCGCGCCAGCCAGTCCGTCAGAGCGTCGGGCGCGTCCGCATGGACGTCGGCGAAACTCCGCCCCGTCCAGCGACCATGATCGATATCGCGCAACGCCGCGACTACCACGGGTGCGGCACACAGCAACGCAGCGGTGTCTTGCGCGACACGCGCCGGGCTTACGGCCACCCGGTCGAACCTGCCGAACGGTCGCGCGGCCCCCTCGACCGGCTCGTCCACAGCAGGAAAGCCGCCCGTGCGCATCGATGCCGTCACGCCGTGACACAGCAGCACGACCTTCATACCGGCTCCCCTTGTTGCCGCTCGCCCCATGCCATAGGACAGCGTCCGATAACGACGGGGACGAACCATGGCTACGCAATCGATCCATTCCGCGCCCGGTCGCGTCGCAGCCCCAGCGATCCCGCTCGGCGACATCGTCCCCTGGGCCGTGTTCGGCGGGCTGATCGCGCTGATCCTGCTGTATTTCGTCAGCACCGAACAGGGCGCCTTCTCGCTGTTCAAGGGCATGTACGTTCACGAATTCGTCCATGACGGGCGCCACCTGCTCGGCTTCCCCTGCCACTGATCGCCACCGGTCGATGATCGTCCGCCGACTGTTGATCCTGGGGATGGTCGCCGGGGTCCTCGCCGGCCTGGCCGCCGCGCTGTTCGCTCGCCTCGCGATCGAGCCGTCGGTCGATCTCGCGATCGCGTTCGAAGCTGCGCGCGACGCGATGCCGGGCATGGTCCATGCCGACGAACCCGAACTCGTCAGCCGCGCGGTGCAGAAGGGGACCGGCCTGCTCGTCGCGGCGACCTGCTACGGCGCGGCACTCGGCGGCATCTTCGCGCTGGTCTTTGCGGCGCTCCATGCGCGCGTGCTGCATGGCGGCGCACGGGTTGCCAGTGCCTGGCTGGCGCTGGCCGGGTTCGTGACGATCGCGCTGATCCCGGCGCTCAAATATCCGCCCAACCCGCCCGCGGTGGGTTTTCACGAGACGATCCAGCTGCGCACCGCGGCGTTCTTCGGCTGCATCGCCGTGTCGCTGGTCCTGGCGGCGGCCGCCGTCCGCCTCGCGCAGCGCCTCCGCGGTCGCCTCGGATCGTTCGACGCCGGCCTCGCCGCGGTGGTCGCCTATGGCGCCGCGATGACGATCGTTGCCCTCGCACTGCCGACGATCGACGAAGTGCCGGCCGACTTCCCGGCCACCCTGTTATGGACCTTCCGGACCGGGGCGCTCGCGACTCAGGCCGTGCTCTGGGCCGTGCTGGCCCTGGTCTTCGGCCGCGCCGCGGAGCGGTTGCTGCGGGACGCTCGCTAGCCCCTCCCGAGAAAACCTCCGCCAAACAATTGGATGGTTCGCAACGTAAAGATCATTGGACAGTTATGTCCCGTGCGTGGCAAACCATGCCGCGGAACGAAGGTTGATCGGAGAGGAGCGACACCATGACATCAGCATCGACGACTCGGTACGGCCGTATCGCGCTAGGCGTGGCAGCATCGGCGCTGGCGCTTGCCGGCTGTTCGAAGAAGGCGCCCGAGGATACCGCGGCGAGCGAAACGCCTGCAGCGACACCTGCTGTCGCCGCGTCCGAAACGGCGGCTACGCCTGCCGCCGCCCCGGCTGCCGCCGCGCCCGCCGCCGACAATGTCGACACGATCAGCGGTGTCAAATTCGCGTCCTTCACCGGCGATGCCGCCAAGGGCAAGGTCGCATTCATCACCTGCCAGACCTGCCATTCGATCGACGCGGGCGTGAACAAGATCGGTCCGTCGCTGCACGCCATCGTCGGCCGCGCGGCGGGGTCGATCGCGGGCTTCACCTATTCCACCGCGAACAAGAACAGCGGGATCACCTGGACGCCCGAGAAGCTGTTCCAGTATCTCGAAAAGCCGCAGCGCGTCGTGCCGGGCACCAAGATGGCGTTCCCGGGCATTCCCGACCCGCAGAAGCGCGCCGACGTGATCGCCTATCTCAAGGCGAACGGCTGACCCCGATCGGTCGACCCGGCGAGGACGATCGCCGGGTCACCACCGAGTCCGCGCCAGATCGGCGAGATGGACCGGAAACGACAGCAGCAGCGGCACCGCGATCCAGCGCCAGTCGAGCCCGGTCAGCGCCGCGCGCAACGCCAACAGCATCAGCACGCCGGGACCCAGCCGCAGCACGACGTCGACGGCGGCTGCGCGCTTTGCAATCAGCCAGATCAGCTCGACGCCGATCACGGCCAGGACGATATCGACCGCGTGACCCGTGGCGAACAGCCAGGTCAAAACGGCGCGTTCAGCTGCACGATCGTCCAGTTCAGATATCCGGCGAACCCGACCCAGAGCAGATAGGGCAGCAGCAACGCCGCCGACACGCGCGAATGCCGACCGCCGACCACCATCAACAGCGCGACCGACAGCCACAGCGCGACGACCTCGACGACCGCCCAGTCGGGCCGGTGCAGCCGGAAGAACAGCAGGCTCCACAGGATGTTGAGGAAGCCGTTGAGTGCGAACAACCCGAGCAGCCATTCTCGCGCGCGCCAGGTCGGCGCCGCCAGCCACCCCGTCACCCCCGCCAACGCGGTACATGCATAGATCGCCGTCCACGCAACACCATACGCCACGTCCGGCGGCGCCCAGTCCGGCTTGGCCAGCGCCTGATACCAGGGCCCGGTATCCGTGATCGTCGCGCCGACCAGCGCGACGATGCCCGCCAGCATCGCGGCGATGACGACCGGGAAGACCCACATCCGGCTCATGTCGCGGTCTGCATCAGGTGGCGCATGTCCTTCAGGAAGATGCGGCAATAGGCGAGCGGCCGCGCATAGATCAGCCGCTTGTTCATGTACGCGTGCCAGGTCAGCTGCTGCACGTCGCGGTCCGCGCACATCGCGACGAACCGCTCGCGGCGCCGGTCGTTGCCGTACCAGAAATACTGCATCATCCCGAGAATCCGGAACACCAGGCCGTGGCTGCGCATGAACGACCGCCGCGCCTGGCGCAGCGCCTTCGGATTGCCGCTCGCCAGGAACGCGCCGACCGCCGCCGCGGCATCGCGCCCCGCCACCATCGCATAATAGATCCCCTCGCCAGAGGCCGGCGCGACGACCCCCGCCGCGTCGCCCGTGACCAGCACGTCGCGGCCATTGTCCCAGCGGCGCAGCGGCCGCAGCGGGATCGGCGCACCTTCGCAGCGCAGCGTCTCGCACGCGTCGAGGCCCGTGCGCGCGCGCAGTCGGGCCGTCGCCTCGCGCAACCCGAAGCCCTTGTTGGCACTCCCGACGCCGACGCTGACCGTGTCCCCATGCGGAAAGATCCAGGCGTAGAAATCGGGCGACAGCGCGGCCTGGTAGAACACGTCGCACCGGCTCCTGTCGAACGCGGCGCCGGGCGGCGACCGGACGATCTCGTGATAGGCGTAGACGCACGGCACGCGCTCGGCATCCTCCAGCGCATCGCTCGCGACGCGCGATCGCGCGCCATCCGCGCCGAGGACGCACCGAGCCCGTACGCGCACCTCCGCACCGCCGCGCACCTCGGTATAGCAGACCAGCGCGCCACCATCCGCGTCGCGCACGATGCGATCGAACACCCCGGTCCGGCGCTCGGCGCCTGCCAGCATCGCGCGGGCGCGCAACCATTCGTCGAAGCTGGCCCGATCGACCATCCCGACATAGCCCCCCGCCCCGCTCGGATCGACCGGCATGTCGACTGCACGGTTGGACGGCGCGATCATCCGTGCCGACACCGCGCGCCCGACGATCAGATGATCGGGGATCGCAAAGTCGCGGATCAGCCGTGGCGGGATCGCGCCGCCGCACGGCTTGATCCGTCCCGCGCGGTCGAGCAGCAGCACCGATCGCCCGGCGCGCGCCAGATCGGTCGCCGCGGTCGCGCCCGCCGGCCCTCCGCCGACCACGACGCAGTCATAGGTCATGTCGCCAGCGTCCGCACCGCCACGCGCGCGTCGCGGCTGCGGCCGGGCGCGCGGATCGCAAGTGTCGCGGCGACGAGGAACAGCAGCGCCTCTGTCAGGAAGACGATCGCGAACGTGCCGCCCGTCGATCCGGTCCAGGCGCGCCCGACATCGACGCCGACCGCGCCGATCAAGCCGCCCAGGCCGAAGGCGATCGCCTGCGCCGCGCCCCACACGCCCATGCGAAGGCCTTCGCGCCCTTCTCCCCCGCTACCTCCGGCTAGCGCCATCATCGTGCCGATCGCCGACACCGCGAACACGCCATTGGCGAACCCGAGCAACGCGATCGTGCCGGCGAGCGGCCAGCCCGGCCCGGCGCGCGCGGCGAGCGCGAGCCCGACCAATGCGCAGGCCGATCCGATACACCCTGCCGCAGTCCAGAGCCGGAGCCGCGCCGCCCCCCCTCCGCCGGACGTGCGCCCGGTGAACGCGCTGCCTCCCACGCCCGCCAGGATCATGCCGCACAGCACGCCGCCATGCTGCACGCCCGACAATTGCGTCGACTGCCCCGGCGTGAACCCGAACATCAGCCCGGCGAACGGCTCGAGGATCAGGTCCTGCATCGAATAGGCGAGCATCGACAGGAACACGAACGCGGTGAACCGGCGCGCCTCGGGATCCGCCAGCATCGCGCGCAGCGCCGCGCCGAACGATGTCCCCGGCGCTACGTCCGGCGCGGGCCGTTCCGGCGGCTGCCCTTCGACGCCCCACACCGCCAGTGCGGCGAGCAGCACCGCGCCGCCCGCGACGACCCCGGCGACGATCGCCAGGCGCTGCAGCGAGAACGGGTCGATCAACGCCCCCGCGACGCCTGCCGTCACCGCGATGCCGGCGACCATCATGATCCAGGTGATCGCCGCCGCCGCGGCGCGCCGTTCGGGCGTGACTCGCGTCGCGAGCAGCGCCAGCAGCGACGTTCCCGCCGCCCCGACTCCCGCGCCGATCATCGCGAAGGCGAGGATCGCGACCGGCAGTCCGGCGCCCGAGCCGCGCGCGAGCAGCGACACCGCCGCCACCGCGAGCATCGCGCCGAGCGCCAGCGTCGCCATCCCGACCAGGATCAACGGCGTCCGCCGCCGCCCGCGATCCGACCCATGGCCCCAGGCCGGTCGCGACAGCTGTACCGCATAATGCCAGGCGACCAGCCCGGCGGGCAGCGCGGCGGGAAGCGCATATTCGACCACCATCACGCGGTTGATGAGCGACGTCGCGAGCATCACGATCGCCCCGATCGCGCTCTGCACCAGCCCGAGCCGGACGATCCCGCCCCAGCCGAGCCCGCGGCTCATAACCCCGCCACCCCGCCGAGCCCGAACGCCGACGCCAGCATCCCCAACACGTACAAACTCGTCCCCGTCGCGTTGTACCACGGCGTGTTCCCCAGCGGATCACGCAACAGCCTCCGCATCAACACCACCTGCCCCACCAGCAAAACCGCCACGATTCCGCCGATCAGCCGGTGTCCCCAGGCGAGTTGCAGCGCAATCACCAGCACCTGCGGCACGGCCATCACGACGCAGGCGAGTCGCGCCGCGCCGTCGACGCCCAACACCACCGGCAGCGAGCGCAGGCCCATCGCCCGATCGCCGTCCACCGCCTTGAAATCGTTGAGCGTCATGATCCCGTGCGCGCCGAAACTGTAAAGCGCGAGCACGACCAGGACAGCGCCGCCAGGCCAGGCCCCCATCATCGCTGCGGCGCCGGTGAACCAGGTCAGCCCCTCATAGGTCAGCGCCACTACCGCCGGACCCCATACCCCGCTGGCCTTGAACCGGAACGGGGGCGCGCTGTACCCCCAGGCGCAGACCAGCGCGAGGCAGGTCGCGCCGAACACCAGCGGCCCCATCGCCCGGGCGACGAGCAGCGACAGCAGCGTTCCCGCGATCGCGATCCACAATCCCCACTGCCCCGCGATGCGGCCCGACGGGATCGGACGCCCGGGTTCGTTGATCGCATCAACGTGCCGGTCGAACCAGTCGTTGACCGCCTGACTCGTCCCGCACACCAGTGGACCGGTCAGCAACACGCCCGCGACCAGGAACGGCCAGCGCTCTGCGACCGGCACGCCCGACGACACCACCCCGCACATGAACGCCCAGATCGGCGGAAACCATGTCACCGGCTTGAGAAGTTCGAGGACGTCGCGCGCTGCCGGAAGCGACGTGGCGATACCGGGGGCGGTCGACCTGTCCATCGCGCGAGGCTATGTTATGACAAGCTCAAACGTCAAATTAAATTGACACTTATCCGTCGCTAAAACGGCAAGTCCGAAGTCAGCTGTCGCCGGACACCAGGTTCCCCAGCCCATGCCGGTGCAGTTTCGAATAAAGGCTCTGCCGACTGACACCGAGCACCTCGGCGGCCGACGCGCGATTGTCGGACGTGTAGGCCAGGGCCGCCTCGATGCAGAGCCGCTCGATCAAGTCCGTACTCTCGCGCACGATCTCCTTCAGCGACATCCGGCCGACCAGCTCGGTCAGTTGCTCGACCGAGCGCGGCGTATCGTTGGAAACGATCGGCGGCTGGCGCAGCCGCCGGCCGACATGGCGGATCGTGAAGCCATAGCAGTCGTTGCCCGCCATCGGCGCGACCACTCCCGACACCTCGATCTCTGCCTGCGCACCGGCCGTGCCGCGCAGGATCGTCGCGACGTTGCGCACCGCCCCGTGTTCGCGCAGCTGTGCGACGATCAGCTCCAGATCGATACCCGGACGCCCCAGCCACGAGCCCAGCCGGACACCGATCACACGTTCGATCGACGGCATCTCGGCCAGCTCGATAAAGGCCGCGTTGGCGGTGAGTATCTGCAACTCGCGATCGACGAGCACGAACGCATCGGGCATCCGCTCGACCACCTCGCTCAGCGTCGCCTCGTACCGGTTCGTCGGCTCGGTTGACTCCACGAACTCGATCCGCACGATCAGCAGCGGCTGGCGCGCTTGGCGGAACAGACGCGCGGACAGCCGGGCCTCGGCACGGCGCGCGCCGAGCGGCACCAAGATCGGCGCGACATCGTCGGCAGCCTCTGCAGCGCCCAAATGCGCGATCAGGTCGTCGCGGCTGGCAGGGTCGACGATTGTGTTAACGGTGTTGCCAACGAGCGCACCGTCGGCGGCGTCAAGCAGCGCGTGTGCAGCGGGGTTCGCCTCGCGGATGCGCCGCGTCTCGGCATCGACGATCAGCACCGCATCGGTCGCCGTGTCGAACAACAGACGATAGCGGGTCTCGGCCTGGCGCAGCCGGATATAGTCCCGCTCGAGCGACTGCTGCGTCTGCAACAGCCGTTGCTGCATCGCCGCCGCGGCGCGCAAGTCACGTCCGATCGCGATCAGCCGGTCGTCCTGGCCCAGCGTCATCACGATATACCGGATGGG
This sequence is a window from Sphingomonas ginsenosidivorax. Protein-coding genes within it:
- the cobO gene encoding cob(I)yrinic acid a,c-diamide adenosyltransferase, with the translated sequence MAARTDEDHNAKMAKLKVAHDRIVEGKTLEKGLLIVHTGKGKGKTSAALGMVVRAIGHGMRVGVVQFVKGAWETGEKPVFDRFPEFVEFKPMGEGFTWDTQDRARDIAVAREAWDEVKRMIADPAYKMVLADELNIVLRYDYLPLDEVLEVLANKPADKHVIVTGRNAPQGLIDIADLVTEMTLVKHPFREQGVKAQAGIEY
- a CDS encoding ABC transporter substrate-binding protein: MRALPIIAIAALALLGAAPPPVAPAAPKRVVSLNMCADQLLVALADPGQITALTEWARDPELSAVAVQARAFAFTHRTAEEVMALHPDLVIGAPFRTKAVLAPLKANGVRMVELPRGEGVEGIAASITTIADAVGHPERGRAMIAGMHRDLARIGPPPGRGRIAAYYQRNGFLTGTGTRVDDMMRRVGLVNLAGKLGRPALSRLSLEEMALARPDFLVMEDGTRAVADRGTAALHHPILDAAVPPSHRFYIPQSLTVCGTPGFAKAVAMLAAQVRAADRAR
- a CDS encoding FecCD family ABC transporter permease produces the protein MPKAVPARNAAWLFPLLIVLAILAGCASLLFGPARLSPVALWDAMTGQGDPMVRAILFQLRVPRALLGLLIGAMLGLGGASMQGYLRNPLSDPGVLGVSSAAALGAVVAIYWQLATSHPVVLPLLAIAGALVSLVPLVWLSRRGESSLSLILAGIAIATLAGAGISLALNLAPNPFAAMEITTWLLGSLEDRAFADLWIALPCVAIGAGLLLWDARALDALSLGEDAARTLGVDLARVRLRLMLGIAIGVGGAVAVAGSIGFIGLIVPHLVRPLTDRSPSAVLLPSALAGAVLLTFADVGTRLIPTTSPLKLGVLTAFLGVPVFTHYLLKERRLW
- a CDS encoding ABC transporter ATP-binding protein: MVSIAAEGLSVSLSGTRVIDDLSVSLGSGALIGVVGPNGAGKSTLARALLGLLVPDAGRVTIDGDDVATLPSATIARRTAYLPQAYAVHWPLSVERLVGLGRLPHLGPFSRITQADQAAIDAAMHDTGTAHLADRTATELSGGERARVMLARALATGAPALIADEPLTSLDPGHQLEIMALLKDRARAGALVVVVLHDLGIAARFCDRLLLIDRGRLKADGPPQSVLTDAALAETYAITAWRGEVNGQPLLVPFDRIA
- a CDS encoding histidine phosphatase family protein yields the protein MKVVLLCHGVTASMRTGGFPAVDEPVEGAARPFGRFDRVAVSPARVAQDTAALLCAAPVVVAALRDIDHGRWTGRSFADVHADAPDALTDWLARPWLGTPEGEDFAAVCARVDGWIGGLADAELPEAVVTHPMVIRAILAVTIGIAVEPVMRINVAPLSSVVLSRHRGWRLQQIGGRLEG
- a CDS encoding CbtB domain-containing protein; translation: MATQSIHSAPGRVAAPAIPLGDIVPWAVFGGLIALILLYFVSTEQGAFSLFKGMYVHEFVHDGRHLLGFPCH
- a CDS encoding CbtA family protein encodes the protein MIVRRLLILGMVAGVLAGLAAALFARLAIEPSVDLAIAFEAARDAMPGMVHADEPELVSRAVQKGTGLLVAATCYGAALGGIFALVFAALHARVLHGGARVASAWLALAGFVTIALIPALKYPPNPPAVGFHETIQLRTAAFFGCIAVSLVLAAAAVRLAQRLRGRLGSFDAGLAAVVAYGAAMTIVALALPTIDEVPADFPATLLWTFRTGALATQAVLWAVLALVFGRAAERLLRDAR
- a CDS encoding c-type cytochrome → MTSASTTRYGRIALGVAASALALAGCSKKAPEDTAASETPAATPAVAASETAATPAAAPAAAAPAADNVDTISGVKFASFTGDAAKGKVAFITCQTCHSIDAGVNKIGPSLHAIVGRAAGSIAGFTYSTANKNSGITWTPEKLFQYLEKPQRVVPGTKMAFPGIPDPQKRADVIAYLKANG
- a CDS encoding TspO/MBR family protein, giving the protein MSRMWVFPVVIAAMLAGIVALVGATITDTGPWYQALAKPDWAPPDVAYGVAWTAIYACTALAGVTGWLAAPTWRAREWLLGLFALNGFLNILWSLLFFRLHRPDWAVVEVVALWLSVALLMVVGGRHSRVSAALLLPYLLWVGFAGYLNWTIVQLNAPF
- a CDS encoding geranylgeranyl diphosphate reductase, which produces MTYDCVVVGGGPAGATAATDLARAGRSVLLLDRAGRIKPCGGAIPPRLIRDFAIPDHLIVGRAVSARMIAPSNRAVDMPVDPSGAGGYVGMVDRASFDEWLRARAMLAGAERRTGVFDRIVRDADGGALVCYTEVRGGAEVRVRARCVLGADGARSRVASDALEDAERVPCVYAYHEIVRSPPGAAFDRSRCDVFYQAALSPDFYAWIFPHGDTVSVGVGSANKGFGLREATARLRARTGLDACETLRCEGAPIPLRPLRRWDNGRDVLVTGDAAGVVAPASGEGIYYAMVAGRDAAAAVGAFLASGNPKALRQARRSFMRSHGLVFRILGMMQYFWYGNDRRRERFVAMCADRDVQQLTWHAYMNKRLIYARPLAYCRIFLKDMRHLMQTAT
- a CDS encoding BCD family MFS transporter, with the translated sequence MSRGLGWGGIVRLGLVQSAIGAIVMLATSLINRVMVVEYALPAALPAGLVAWHYAVQLSRPAWGHGSDRGRRRTPLILVGMATLALGAMLAVAAVSLLARGSGAGLPVAILAFAMIGAGVGAAGTSLLALLATRVTPERRAAAAAITWIMMVAGIAVTAGVAGALIDPFSLQRLAIVAGVVAGGAVLLAALAVWGVEGQPPERPAPDVAPGTSFGAALRAMLADPEARRFTAFVFLSMLAYSMQDLILEPFAGLMFGFTPGQSTQLSGVQHGGVLCGMILAGVGGSAFTGRTSGGGGAARLRLWTAAGCIGSACALVGLALAARAGPGWPLAGTIALLGFANGVFAVSAIGTMMALAGGSGGEGREGLRMGVWGAAQAIAFGLGGLIGAVGVDVGRAWTGSTGGTFAIVFLTEALLFLVAATLAIRAPGRSRDARVAVRTLAT